A portion of the Kribbella jejuensis genome contains these proteins:
- the rplB gene encoding 50S ribosomal protein L2 has translation MGIRKYKPTTPGRRGSSVADFVELTRSTPEKSLLRPLPKKGGRNSSGKITTRHHGGGHKRAYRLIDFKRYDKDGVPAKVAHIEYDPNRTARIALLHYVDGEKRYILAPSTLQQGTIVENGPAADIKVGNNLPLRNIPVGSTIHAVELRPGGGAKMARSAGSSIQLVAKEGRMATLRMPSGEVRMVDVRCRATLGEVGNGEQSNINWGKAGRMRWKGKRPTVRGVAMNPVDHPHGGGEGKTSGGRHPVSPWGQPEGRTRTRKESDRMIVRRRKAGKKR, from the coding sequence ATGGGAATCCGCAAGTACAAGCCGACGACGCCGGGCCGCCGTGGCTCGAGCGTGGCCGACTTCGTCGAGCTCACCCGTTCGACCCCGGAGAAGTCGCTGCTGCGTCCGCTGCCGAAGAAGGGCGGCCGGAACAGCTCCGGCAAGATCACCACCCGGCACCACGGTGGCGGTCACAAGCGGGCGTACCGGCTGATCGACTTCAAGCGCTACGACAAGGACGGCGTGCCGGCCAAGGTCGCGCACATCGAGTACGACCCGAACCGCACCGCGCGGATCGCGCTGCTGCACTACGTGGACGGCGAGAAGCGCTACATCCTCGCCCCGTCCACCCTGCAGCAGGGCACGATCGTCGAGAACGGCCCGGCCGCCGACATCAAGGTGGGCAACAACCTGCCGCTGCGCAACATCCCGGTCGGTTCCACGATCCACGCGGTCGAGCTGCGGCCCGGCGGCGGCGCCAAGATGGCCCGCTCGGCCGGTTCCAGCATCCAGCTGGTCGCCAAGGAAGGCCGGATGGCCACCCTGCGGATGCCGTCCGGCGAGGTCCGGATGGTCGACGTGCGCTGCCGCGCCACCCTCGGTGAGGTCGGCAACGGCGAGCAGTCGAACATCAACTGGGGCAAGGCGGGCCGGATGCGCTGGAAGGGCAAGCGCCCGACCGTCCGCGGTGTCGCGATGAACCCGGTCGACCACCCGCACGGTGGTGGTGAGGGTAAGACCTCGGGTGGTCGCCACCCGGTGTCCCCGTGGGGCCAGCCGGAAGGCCGGACCCGCACCCGCAAGGAAAGCGACCGCATGATCGTCCGGCGTCGCAAGGCCGGCAAGAAGCGCTGA
- the rpsC gene encoding 30S ribosomal protein S3: MGQKVNPHGFRLGISTDHKSRWYADKLYKDYVGEDVKIRRLLSKGMERAGISRVEIERTRDRVRVDIHTARPGIVIGRRGAEADRIRGSLEELTGKQVQLNILEVKNSEVDAQLVAQGVAEQLSGRVAFRRAMRKAMQTTMRGGALGIRIQCSGRLGGAEMSRSEFYREGRVPLHTLRADIDYGFYEARTTFGRIGVKVWIYKGDVAGSRAEREAQAAARAATQQRRPARRDDRGGRGGDRDRGDRGGRGGRGDNRRDSRNDNAAVPANSGAAESAPAADKATETTGTES, encoded by the coding sequence GTGGGACAGAAGGTAAACCCGCACGGGTTCCGTCTCGGCATCAGCACCGACCACAAGAGCCGTTGGTACGCCGACAAGCTGTACAAGGACTACGTGGGCGAGGACGTCAAGATCCGCCGCCTGCTGAGCAAGGGCATGGAGCGCGCCGGCATCTCCCGCGTGGAGATCGAGCGCACCCGTGACCGGGTCCGGGTCGACATCCACACCGCCCGTCCGGGCATCGTGATCGGCCGCCGTGGCGCCGAGGCGGACCGCATCCGCGGCTCGCTCGAGGAGCTCACCGGCAAGCAGGTGCAGCTGAACATCCTCGAGGTGAAGAACTCCGAGGTCGACGCCCAGTTGGTCGCGCAGGGCGTGGCCGAGCAGCTGTCCGGCCGCGTGGCGTTCCGCCGCGCGATGCGCAAGGCGATGCAGACCACCATGCGTGGCGGCGCCCTGGGCATCCGGATCCAGTGCTCCGGCCGGCTCGGTGGCGCGGAAATGTCGCGGTCGGAGTTCTACCGCGAGGGTCGCGTCCCGCTGCACACGCTGCGGGCCGACATCGACTACGGCTTCTACGAGGCCCGGACGACCTTCGGCCGGATCGGCGTGAAGGTCTGGATCTACAAGGGTGACGTCGCCGGCTCCCGGGCCGAGCGCGAGGCGCAGGCCGCGGCCCGCGCCGCCACTCAGCAGCGCCGGCCGGCCCGCCGCGACGACCGCGGTGGCCGTGGTGGCGACCGTGACCGCGGTGACCGTGGCGGCCGTGGTGGCCGTGGCGACAACCGCCGCGATTCGCGTAACGACAACGCGGCTGTGCCGGCAAACAGCGGGGCTGCGGAGTCCGCGCCGGCTGCCGACAAGGCGACCGAGACGACCGGAACGGAGAGCTGA
- the rpsQ gene encoding 30S ribosomal protein S17: MTENVKDETVSTTAEARGRRKTREGLVLSDKMDKTVVVEVEDRVKHHLYGKVIRRTSKLKAHDEQNAAGIGDRVLLMETRPLSATKRWRVVEILEKAK, from the coding sequence ATGACCGAGAACGTGAAGGACGAGACCGTGAGCACGACCGCCGAGGCGCGAGGCCGCCGGAAGACCCGTGAGGGTCTGGTGCTGAGCGACAAGATGGACAAGACCGTCGTGGTCGAGGTCGAGGACCGGGTCAAGCACCACCTGTACGGCAAGGTCATCCGCCGGACCAGCAAGCTCAAGGCCCACGACGAGCAGAACGCCGCCGGTATCGGCGACCGCGTCCTCCTGATGGAGACCCGGCCGCTGTCGGCGACCAAGCGCTGGCGCGTCGTCGAGATTCTCGAGAAGGCCAAGTAG
- the rplW gene encoding 50S ribosomal protein L23 has product MSHGVNKDPRDVLLRPVVSEKSYGLLDEQKYTFEVAPDANKTEIKLAVEKVFKVKVTDVNTLNRKGKRRRTRAGWGKRPDTKRAIVTLKGDDRIDIFGGQS; this is encoded by the coding sequence ATGAGCCACGGAGTCAACAAGGACCCCCGCGACGTGCTGCTCCGGCCGGTCGTGAGCGAGAAGAGCTACGGCCTGCTGGACGAGCAGAAGTACACGTTCGAGGTCGCACCGGACGCCAACAAGACCGAGATCAAGCTCGCGGTCGAGAAGGTGTTCAAGGTCAAGGTCACGGACGTCAACACCCTGAACCGCAAGGGCAAGCGCCGCCGCACTCGTGCCGGCTGGGGCAAGCGCCCGGACACCAAGCGGGCGATCGTGACGCTGAAGGGCGACGACCGCATCGATATCTTCGGAGGCCAGTCGTAA
- the rplX gene encoding 50S ribosomal protein L24 has product MAQEKKAQKKLHVRKGDQVRVISGRSKGLEGKIIQVFPNDEKVIVEGVNRVKKHTKVQQAQRGGTTGGIVTQEAPIHVSNVMLVVEVEKDGKKQKVTTRVGYNRVEVQKRRPDGSTYTGYRSVRIARRTGEEI; this is encoded by the coding sequence ATGGCCCAAGAAAAAAAGGCGCAGAAGAAGCTGCACGTACGGAAGGGTGACCAGGTCCGGGTGATCTCGGGTCGCTCGAAGGGCCTCGAGGGCAAGATCATCCAGGTCTTCCCGAACGACGAGAAGGTCATCGTCGAGGGCGTGAACCGGGTCAAGAAGCACACCAAGGTGCAGCAGGCCCAGCGCGGCGGCACCACCGGTGGCATCGTCACCCAGGAAGCCCCGATCCACGTCTCCAACGTGATGCTTGTCGTCGAGGTCGAGAAGGACGGCAAGAAGCAGAAGGTGACCACCCGCGTCGGCTACAACCGCGTCGAGGTGCAGAAGCGCCGTCCCGACGGTTCGACGTACACCGGTTACCGGAGCGTCCGGATCGCCCGGCGTACCGGCGAGGAGATCTGA
- the rplN gene encoding 50S ribosomal protein L14 — translation MIQQESRLKVADNTGAKEILCIRVLGGSGRRYAGVGDTIVATVKDAIPGGGVKKGDVVKAVVVRTVKERRRPDGSYIRFDENAAVILKADGEPRGTRIFGPVGRELREKRFMKIISLAPEVL, via the coding sequence ATGATCCAGCAGGAGTCGCGACTGAAGGTCGCCGACAACACGGGCGCGAAGGAGATCCTTTGCATCCGCGTTCTCGGTGGCTCCGGTCGGCGCTACGCCGGTGTCGGTGACACGATCGTCGCCACCGTCAAGGACGCGATCCCCGGCGGTGGTGTGAAGAAGGGTGACGTCGTCAAGGCGGTCGTCGTGCGGACCGTGAAGGAGCGCCGGCGTCCGGACGGCTCCTACATCCGCTTCGACGAGAACGCCGCCGTGATCCTCAAGGCCGACGGCGAGCCGCGCGGCACCCGCATCTTCGGCCCGGTCGGCCGTGAGCTGCGGGAGAAGCGCTTCATGAAGATCATCTCGCTCGCACCGGAGGTGCTCTGA
- the rpmC gene encoding 50S ribosomal protein L29 has protein sequence MATLTAAELRNLGRDELLSKLGEAKEELFNLRFQAATGQLESHGRLRAVRKDIARIYTVLSERALGITEEVDAPAEAAADVDAADDSEKANA, from the coding sequence ATGGCTACCCTGACCGCCGCCGAGCTGCGGAACCTGGGCCGGGACGAGCTGCTGAGCAAGCTCGGCGAAGCCAAGGAGGAGCTGTTCAACCTCCGGTTCCAGGCTGCCACGGGCCAGCTGGAGTCCCACGGCCGGCTGCGCGCCGTCCGTAAGGACATCGCCCGCATCTACACGGTGCTGTCGGAGCGCGCTCTGGGCATCACCGAAGAGGTCGACGCTCCGGCCGAGGCGGCCGCGGACGTGGACGCTGCGGACGACAGTGAGAAGGCGAACGCATGA
- the rplP gene encoding 50S ribosomal protein L16 — protein sequence MLIPRKVKHRKQHHPTRSGAAKGGTSLAFGEFGIQALESHYVTNRQIEAARIAMTRHIKRGGKVWINIYPDRPLTKKPAETRMGSGKGSPEWWIANVKAGRVMFELSGVPEEIAREAMRRAIHKLPMKCRFITREAGEN from the coding sequence ATGCTCATCCCCCGCAAGGTCAAGCACCGCAAGCAGCACCACCCGACGCGCTCCGGCGCGGCCAAGGGTGGTACCTCGCTCGCCTTCGGTGAGTTCGGCATCCAGGCACTGGAGAGCCACTACGTCACCAACCGGCAGATCGAGGCCGCTCGTATCGCGATGACCCGGCACATCAAGCGTGGCGGCAAGGTGTGGATCAACATCTACCCGGACCGTCCGCTGACCAAGAAGCCGGCCGAGACCCGGATGGGTTCCGGTAAGGGTTCGCCGGAATGGTGGATCGCCAACGTGAAGGCCGGCCGCGTGATGTTCGAGCTCTCCGGTGTTCCGGAGGAGATCGCTCGCGAGGCGATGCGCCGCGCGATCCACAAGTTGCCGATGAAGTGCCGCTTCATCACCCGAGAGGCAGGTGAGAACTGA
- the rpsS gene encoding 30S ribosomal protein S19, which translates to MPRSLKKGPFVDHHLMKKVEVQNEKGTKNVIKTWSRRSMIVPDMIGHTLAVHDGRKHVPVFVTDSMVGHKLGEFAPTRTFKGHEKDDRKSRRR; encoded by the coding sequence ATGCCACGTAGTCTCAAGAAGGGCCCGTTCGTCGACCACCACCTGATGAAGAAGGTGGAGGTGCAGAACGAGAAGGGCACCAAGAACGTCATCAAGACCTGGTCCCGCCGATCGATGATCGTGCCGGACATGATCGGCCACACGCTCGCGGTGCACGACGGCCGCAAGCACGTGCCGGTGTTCGTGACGGACTCGATGGTCGGGCACAAGCTCGGCGAGTTCGCCCCGACCCGGACGTTCAAGGGTCACGAGAAGGACGACCGGAAGTCACGGCGTCGCTGA